Proteins from a genomic interval of Hornefia porci:
- a CDS encoding DHHW family protein, with protein sequence MDSFLSDLRSFGYTTIDVRDAFRKAKEDTQLYYRTDHHWTSDGAYLAYRTAAKKIKLDTKTAYDGTPSKTTSGNALLQERIRQRTGRRDKNLSPDSRQNYRNSVIYYADTKKKTTHFYQLDNLKKKDAYTVFGGSNHPMYTIQTPGTEDRTLLLIKDSYANSFIPFLSRNYRRIIVVDPAISSRIS encoded by the coding sequence ATGGACTCGTTTCTGTCTGATCTGCGCAGCTTCGGCTACACGACGATTGACGTTCGGGACGCATTCCGCAAGGCGAAGGAGGATACGCAGCTCTATTACCGGACCGACCACCACTGGACCAGCGACGGAGCGTATCTCGCGTACCGGACCGCCGCGAAGAAAATAAAGCTTGATACAAAGACCGCCTACGACGGTACGCCGTCAAAAACGACTTCAGGGAACGCTCTGCTCCAAGAGCGGATTCGTCAACGGACGGGACGACGCGATAAAAATCTATCTCCCGACAGCCGTCAGAATTACCGCAATTCCGTGATCTACTACGCCGACACAAAGAAAAAGACAACCCACTTCTATCAGCTTGACAATCTGAAGAAGAAGGATGCCTATACCGTATTCGGCGGAAGCAATCATCCGATGTACACGATTCAGACGCCGGGGACAGAGGATCGCACCCTGCTGCTGATCAAAGACAGCTACGCCAACAGCTTTATCCCGTTTCTGTCCCGGAACTACCGGAGAATCATCGTCGTGGATCCCGCTATTTCTTCGAGGATATCGTGA